In Calothrix sp. PCC 7507, one DNA window encodes the following:
- a CDS encoding phenylpyruvate tautomerase MIF-related protein, with product MPLIKVQTSVTAPEKAEIEVMLKSLSAKLAKHTGKPESYVMTAFEPGIPMTFAGTTDPVCYIEIKSVGTMNSSQTEAMSQDFCQQNQHLDIPKNRIYIEFTDAKGSMWGWNGTTFG from the coding sequence ATGCCATTAATTAAAGTCCAAACTTCTGTAACTGCACCGGAAAAAGCTGAAATTGAGGTAATGCTTAAAAGCCTATCAGCTAAGTTAGCAAAACATACAGGAAAGCCAGAATCTTACGTTATGACTGCTTTTGAGCCAGGAATTCCTATGACATTTGCTGGGACTACAGATCCAGTCTGTTATATAGAAATTAAAAGCGTCGGCACAATGAATTCTAGTCAAACTGAGGCTATGAGTCAAGATTTTTGCCAGCAGAACCAGCACTTAGATATTCCTAAAAATCGCATTTACATAGAGTTTACTGATGCTAAGGGGTCAATGTGGGGTTGGAATGGCACAACTTTTGGTTAA